The proteins below come from a single Sorghum bicolor cultivar BTx623 chromosome 4, Sorghum_bicolor_NCBIv3, whole genome shotgun sequence genomic window:
- the LOC8076071 gene encoding tyrosine-sulfated glycopeptide receptor 1, whose product MQPLHFSYKKYNIGLPLPVLAVSLVLLLSLATPISSCTEQEKTSLLQFLDGLWKDSGLAKSWQEGTDCCKWEGVTCNGNKTVVEVSLPSRGLEGSITSLGNLTSLQHLNLSYNSLSGDLPLELVSSSSIIVLDISFNHISGDLHDLHSSTSGQPLKVLNISSNLFTGQLTFTTWKGMENLVVLNASNNSFTGQIPSHFCNISSNLAILELCYNKLSGSIPPGLSKCSKLKVLKAGHNYLSGPLPEELFNATLLEHLSFSSNSLHGILEGTHIAKLTNLVILDLGENNFSGKVPDSIVQLKKLQELHLGYNSMSGELPSTLSNCTDLTNIDLKSNNFSGELTKVNFSNLPNLKMLDLMRNNFSGKIPESIYSCYKLAALRLSYNNFRGQLSKGLGNLKSLSFLSLASNNFTNLANALQILKSSKNLTTLLIGLNFMNETMPDDSIAGFENLQVLGIENCLLLGKVPLWISKIVKLEALSLQGNQLSGPIPTWINTLNYLFYLDLSNNSLTGDIPKELTNMPMLTSGKTAADLDPRIFDLTVYSGPSRQYRIPIAFPKVLYLSSNRFTGVIPQEIGQLNALLSLDISSNNLTGPIPTSICNLTNLLALDLSNNNLTGRIPAALENLHFLSTFNISNNNLEGPIPTGGQFSTFQNSSFEGNPKLCGSMLAHRCSSAQASPVTRKEKKKVSFAIAFGVFFAGIAILLLLGCLLVSIRVKCLAAKGRREDSGDVETTSINSSSEHELVMMPQGKGDKNKLTFSDIVKATNNFNKENIIGCGGYGLVYKAELPNGSKLAIKKLNSEMCLMEREFTAEVEALSMAQHENLVPLWGYCIHGNSRFLIYSFMENGSLDDWLHNRDDDASTFLDWPTRLRIAQGASCGLSYIHNVCKPHIVHRDIKCSNILLDKEFKAYVADFGLARVILPHKTHVTTELVGTLGYIPPEYGHGWVATLRGDIYSFGVVLLELLTGLRPVPVLSTSKELVPWVLEMRFQGKQIEVLDPILRGTGHEEQMLMMLEVACKCVNHKPSMRPPIMEVVSCLESINAGLQRQKSTKTEQLPSSYT is encoded by the coding sequence ATGCAGCCACTCCATTTTTCATACAAGAAGTACAACATTGGTTTACCCCTACCTGTCCTTGCCGTTTCTCTTGTGCTGCTGCTCTCCTTGGCCACCCCCATCAGTTCTTGCACGGAGCAGGAGAAGACATCTCTCCTCCAGTTCCTTGATGGGCTCTGGAAGGATTCTGGTCTCGCCAAGTCATGGCAAGAAGGAACTGATTGCTGCAAATGGGAAGGGGTCACCTGCAATGGAAACAAGACGGTCGTAGAGGTCTCTCTGCCATCTAGAGGCCTTGAAGGGAGTATCACATCTCTTGGAAACCTCACCAGCCTGCAGCATCTTAACTTGTCCTACAATTCACTGTCTGGTGACCTGCCCCTGGAATTGGTGTCATCCAGCAGTATCATTGTCCTCGACATCAGCTTTAACCATATCAGTGGGGACTTGCATGATCTACATTCTTCAACCTCTGGCCAACCTCTAAAGGTACTTAACATCTCAAGCAACTTGTTTACAGGACAGTTAACATTCACAACATGGAAGGGGATGGAGAATCTAGTGGTGCTCAATGCTAGCAACAACAGCTTTACTGGGCAGATTCCAAGTCATTTCTGTAACATATCATCAAACCTTGCTATCCTTGAACTCTGTTAcaacaaactcagtggcagtATACCCCCAGGGCTCAGTAAATGCTCCAAGCTCAAAGTGCTCAAGGCTGGCCACAACTACCTCAGTGGGCCTCTCCCTGAAGAACTCTTCAATGCTACCTTGTTGGAGCATCTCTCTTTTTCCAGCAACAGTTTACATGGAATACTTGAGGGCACTCATATAGCCAAACTCACTAATCTGGTCATCCTTGATCTTGGAGAAAATAATTTCAGTGGAAAGGTACCCGATTCAATAGTTCAGCTCAAAAAATTACAGGAACTTCATTTGGGCTATAACAGCATGTCTGGGGAGCTGCCATCCACCCTGAGTAACTGCACAGATCTTACAAACATCGACCTCAAGAGCAACAATTTCAGTGGAGAACTCACAAAGGTCAATTTCTCCAACTTACCAAATCTAAAAATGTTAGATCTTATGCGGAACAACTTCAGTGGCAAAATTCCAGAAAGCATATATTCATGCTACAAACTAGCTGCACTGCGTCTATCTTATAATAATTTCCGAGGCCAGTTATCAAAGGGACTAGGCAATCTGAAGTCACTCTCGTTCCTTTCACTTGCTAGCAACAATTTTACAAATTTGGCAAATGCACTTCAGATACTAAAGAGCTCCAAAAACCTCACCACCCTTCTTATTGGGCTCAACTTCATGAATGAGACCATGCCAGATGACAGCATTGCTGGTTTTGAGAATCTACAGGTTTTGGGCATCGAAAATTGCCTATTGTTGGGGAAAGTGCCTCTTTGGATATCAAAGATAGTAAAATTGGAGGCGCTGTCTTTGCAAGGCAATCAACTAAGTGGACCGATACCAACCTGGATAAACACCCTGAACTATCTTTTCTATTTAGACCTATCAAACAACAGCCTTACAGGGGATATTCCAAAAGAATTAACGAATATGCCAATGCTAACTTCAGGGAAGACTGCAGCTGATTTGGACCCAAGGATCTTTGATCTAACAGTTTATAGTGGCCCATCACGTCAATACCGCATACCAATTGCTTTTCCTAAAGTGCTTTATCTAAGCAGTAACAGGTTCACAGGTGTGATTCCCCAAGAGATCGGTCAGTTGAATGCCCTCCTTTCACTCGATATCAGCTCAAACAACTTAACAGGACCAATCCCCACATCGATATGCAACCTCACAAACCTGCTGGCGCTAGACTTGTCCAACAATAATCTCACAGGTAGAATCCCAGCTGCATTGGAGAACCTGCACTTCCTTTCCACTTTCAACATTTCTAACAATAACCTGGAAGGGCCTATTCCAACTGGCGGCCAGTTTAGCACATTCCAGAATTCTAGCTTTGAGGGGAACCCAAAGTTATGTGGCTCTATGCTTGCCCATCGATGCAGTTCAGCTCAAGCATCTCCAGTcaccagaaaagaaaaaaagaaggttAGTTTTGCAATTGCATTCGGCGTGTTCTTTGCAGGGATTGCCATTCTTCTGTTGCTGGGCTGTCTCCTTGTATCAATCAGGGTAAAGTGTTTAGCAGCAAAAGGTAGAAGGGAGGATAGTGGAGATGTTGAAACGACTTCAATAAATTCCAGCTCAGAGCACGAACTGGTCATGATGCCTCAAGGCAAGGGAGACAAAAACAAGCTCACATTCTCTGACATTGTGAAAGCTACAAATAACTTCAACAAGGAGAACATCATTGGGTGTGGTGGTTACGGTCTAGTGTACAAAGCCGAGCTACCTAATGGATCCAAGCTTGCAATTAAGAAGCTCAACAGTGAGATGTGCCTTATGGAAAGGGAGTTCACTGCTGAGGTTGAAGCACTCTCCATGGCCCAGCATGAAAATCTTGTGCCACTGTGGGGTTATTGCATCCATGGAAACTCTAGGTTCCTCATATATTCTTTCATGGAGAATGGCAGTTTAGATGATTGGCTTCACAACAGAGATGATGATGCTAGCACATTTCTTGACTGGCCGACGAGGTTGAGGATTGCCCAAGGAGCAAGCTGTGGTCTTTCCTATATCCATAATGTCTGCAAGCCGCACATTGTCCATCGTGACATAAAATGCAGCAACATACTGCTTGACAAAGAATTCAAAGCTTATGTGGCAGATTTTGGGCTGGCAAGAGTGATACTGCCCCACAAAACTCATGTTACGACCGAGCTGGTAGGCACTCTTGGTTACATTCCACCTGAGTATGGGCATGGGTGGGTGGCTACTTTGAGAGGTGATATATACAGCTTCGGAGTTGTCCTTCTTGAGCTACTCACAGGATTGCGACCTGTTCCAGTTCTGTCAACATCAAAAGAACTTGTCCCGTGGGTGCTGGAGATGAGGTTTCAGGGAAAGCAAATTGAGGTCCTGGATCCAATACTCCGTGGCACAGGGCATGAAGAGCAAATGCTGATGATGCTTGAAGTTGCTTGTAAGTGTGTGAATCATAAGCCTTCCATGAGGCCACCTATAATGGAAGTAGTCTCATGCCTGGAAAGCATCAATGCTGGTCTGCAGAGACAAAAGTCAACCAAGACAGAGCAGTTACCATCCAGTTACACATGA